The genomic window GCAGCTCCAGGTATTCTTGCTCCTGATTCTCGCGCCGCAGTATCCTCCGGAATCGCCCCAAAGGCATATTCGTTATCGTCAGAAGCCGATTGAACTCGAGTCCGAAGCGCGCGCGCAGCTCGCGCTTGTAGTCCGCTTCGAGCGAGGTCTGGCGCGGCGGCAGGAAGGCGCCGCCCGGATTGTACACCAGGTCGAGCGCCAGGCCCTCCTCGCGCCCGTAGCCGGCGGCGTTCAATCGCCTGACGGCCTCGATACTGTTTTCGTAGATTCCTTTGCCTCGCTGCGCGCTTACGTTCTCCTCGAGGTAGCACGGCAGGGAACCCACAAGCTGGACCCTGTTGGCTCGAAAGAAGGCCGGCATATCGTCCATACCCGGTTCGAGGAGGACCGTCAGATTTGTTCGTACCTGCACTCGCAGACCGGCTTTGGAAAGCGCGTTGATAAAATCAACAAAATAGTGATTGAGTTCAGGGGCGCCGCCTGTCAGATCAACAAGCTTGCAGCTAATTTTCCCAACCGCCGCCAGAATCGATTCCATGATCGGCCAATCCATTGTTTCGGCCCGATCCGGCGAGGCCATGAGGTGACAGTGCCTGCACTGTTGATTGCACCGCAGCCCCAGGTTCGCTTGTAAAATATCGATTCCCCGGCAGTACAGCCCCTGCCCAAGGAACCTCTCGATCCTTCTTTCAAAATCGTTCATAATTCACTGCTCCGCCCCCTTCAACTGGGCTCCCCTCCAAGCACGCTGCGGTTGTTCTCTTACCGAGTCCCTCTCTATCTGTAATAATAACACCATTTTTAAAGAAATATCCTCCAGCCTCTATTGTTTTCATCTTGTTTCTGACCTAGTGACAGAAGTTGTGGTAGGGCCGAATTCATTCGGCCTCCTTTGACACAAGCCGAAGATCCGTGCGAATAAATTCGCACCTACCAGAAAAAGGAGTTCCCGCCACCGCATCACAAAGACCGAAGAAGAATTCTTGAACAGGAGCAGAAGCAAAATTAGAAAACCACCCCCGCGGCCAACTCATGGGCTCCGCGGGTGGTTTTTTCTTCCATCCTCACCACTCCCGGCCGCTCGTCCTTCATCATTGAATGTTATAATGTGCGGCAGTGGCTTGATAACCCTTGCGGCAGCTTCGGCATAATTAGTAAACTTCTGCGAACTTACGAAGAAAAGAATGAGTCTGCGCTCGAAAATAATAAAGACCGGCTGGGACCATTATGCCCGGTGGTACGACAGGGTACAGCCGAAAGCGATCGAGCTACTGCATTTTTTCGGAGATTTTTCCTTCGGCGAATTCCAGGAGCGGCTTGTCGAACTGGCGAATCTGCGACCTGGCGACAAGGTGCTCGACGTCGCGTGCGGGACGGGAGCCGCACATCCCGCCATCGCACGCGCTATCGGGCCGCGGGGCGAATTGATCGGTGTTGATCTTTCGAGCCGAATGCTCGAGCAGGCGAAGGCCAAAGCTCGCCGATTGAAGACCTCGGTCGAATATCTCGAGGCGGACGCGGAGGAACTCTCTTCCGTCTTTGAAAAGGAAAGCTTTGACGCTGTCATCAGCATCAACGGCCTCCCGCAATTCCCTCACCCCGAAAAGGCCCTCCACGAAATGATGCTGGTTCTGCGGCCGGGCGGCCGATTTGCAGTATCAACGATAAGCCGCGAGCGGTGCGAGCGGAAAATTTTCTTGTGGCCGCTGATGAAACTGGCGCCGCGCTTGTGGAGCAGCGAGAGATTTCGACGGCGCGTGAAAGAATTGGGGCTGGTGCATGTGAAAATTATCGAAGAAGGGATCATGCTGATTATAACCGGCGATAAGAGTGCACATCCTCCGCGCGCCGGTCGCCCCAAAGGCAGATTTTAAGCGGCAATGGCCCCCGCTTGGCCCTGGTCTGCTCCCTTAAATAGGGAGCTACCAGTATATCGACCGAATCCTAAGCAATTGACTCATCTAAAGTTGCTGAGCGTGAAAATATTTTTTAAAATTTT from Candidatus Abyssobacteria bacterium SURF_5 includes these protein-coding regions:
- a CDS encoding methyltransferase domain-containing protein, which encodes MSLRSKIIKTGWDHYARWYDRVQPKAIELLHFFGDFSFGEFQERLVELANLRPGDKVLDVACGTGAAHPAIARAIGPRGELIGVDLSSRMLEQAKAKARRLKTSVEYLEADAEELSSVFEKESFDAVISINGLPQFPHPEKALHEMMLVLRPGGRFAVSTISRERCERKIFLWPLMKLAPRLWSSERFRRRVKELGLVHVKIIEEGIMLIITGDKSAHPPRAGRPKGRF
- a CDS encoding radical SAM/Cys-rich domain protein, with the protein product MNDFERRIERFLGQGLYCRGIDILQANLGLRCNQQCRHCHLMASPDRAETMDWPIMESILAAVGKISCKLVDLTGGAPELNHYFVDFINALSKAGLRVQVRTNLTVLLEPGMDDMPAFFRANRVQLVGSLPCYLEENVSAQRGKGIYENSIEAVRRLNAAGYGREEGLALDLVYNPGGAFLPPRQTSLEADYKRELRARFGLEFNRLLTITNMPLGRFRRILRRENQEQEYLELLKDSFNPATLDSLMCRRQISVGWDGSLYDCDFNLALGCAVNHGAPNHIRSFEPELLKTRRIVTGDHCFGCTAGAGSSCGGALL